The following coding sequences lie in one Alloacidobacterium dinghuense genomic window:
- a CDS encoding Dabb family protein, whose translation MYIHCFAFRWKPGVTDEQIERAAVEIRAFQGHIPGLLETYVGRNESPRGQGYAFGGVMKFSDKSSFEAYGQNPVHQKLLSWLMPLIEPVELDFEA comes from the coding sequence ATGTACATTCATTGCTTCGCTTTTCGTTGGAAACCGGGCGTGACGGATGAGCAGATCGAGCGCGCTGCAGTTGAGATTCGCGCATTCCAGGGGCATATTCCTGGACTGTTGGAAACGTACGTCGGGCGAAATGAGTCGCCGCGCGGGCAGGGATATGCGTTTGGCGGTGTGATGAAGTTTTCCGATAAGTCCAGTTTTGAGGCCTATGGTCAGAATCCGGTACATCAAAAATTGTTGAGCTGGTTGATGCCCTTGATTGAGCCGGTGGAACTGGATTTCGAAGCTTAA
- a CDS encoding DHA2 family efflux MFS transporter permease subunit encodes MPDHIDYHNWKPRHNPWLVALTVTLATFMEVLDTSIANVALPHMAGSLGASQEEATWVLTSYLVSSAIVLPISGWLATRYGRKRFYMTCVVMFTVCSFLCGIAQSLPMLILARILQGAGGGGLAPSEQAILADTFPVSKRGQAFAVYGMAVVVAPAIGPTLGGWITDNFNWHWIFFINIPIGILSFFLSQRMVEDPPYLQEQRKKVGKVDTMGLGLITVGVGFLEFVLDKGQEKDWFGDTKITTFFILAMCTLVAFVIWEWNHPDPIVDLRLLRNRNFGTAIFLQFILGMVLFGSTVLIPQFLQVLMGYTAERAGMALSPAGFLMMLMMPIAGRIVSKGKMDARLLVSIGYAITAIGLYNLTHLDLETNFSTIVLWRMLQVSGLAFIFIPISTLNYVGVPFNKNNQISSFSNFARNLGGSVGTAMLTTFLQRTQQVHQSTLGANVVAGSERYSQFMDTTKQSLMRLGQGSDQASATAMGHAYQMLLQQSSMLSYMNAFWVLSVIIACLIPLPFIMRKPPAMKKPQEAMGH; translated from the coding sequence GTGCCAGACCACATCGACTATCACAATTGGAAGCCAAGACATAACCCTTGGCTAGTTGCGCTCACAGTCACTCTGGCCACATTCATGGAGGTGCTTGACACCTCCATCGCCAACGTAGCCCTGCCGCATATGGCCGGGTCGCTCGGCGCCAGTCAGGAAGAAGCCACATGGGTCCTCACCAGCTATCTCGTTTCGAGCGCCATCGTGCTCCCCATCTCGGGTTGGCTTGCCACGCGCTACGGACGCAAGCGCTTCTACATGACCTGCGTCGTCATGTTTACCGTCTGCTCCTTCCTTTGCGGAATTGCACAGTCGCTCCCTATGCTCATCCTTGCCCGCATCCTGCAAGGCGCAGGCGGGGGCGGCCTCGCCCCCAGCGAGCAGGCCATCCTCGCCGATACATTTCCAGTCAGCAAACGAGGGCAGGCTTTCGCCGTCTACGGAATGGCTGTTGTCGTCGCGCCCGCCATCGGTCCCACGCTCGGCGGTTGGATCACCGACAATTTCAACTGGCACTGGATTTTCTTCATCAACATCCCCATCGGGATTCTGTCTTTCTTCCTCAGCCAGCGCATGGTCGAAGACCCACCCTACTTGCAGGAGCAGCGCAAGAAAGTCGGCAAAGTCGACACCATGGGCCTAGGCCTCATCACTGTTGGCGTGGGCTTCCTTGAATTCGTGCTCGACAAGGGCCAGGAAAAGGATTGGTTCGGCGATACGAAGATCACCACCTTTTTTATCTTGGCCATGTGCACGCTGGTTGCCTTCGTCATTTGGGAGTGGAACCATCCAGATCCCATCGTTGACCTCAGGCTGCTCAGGAATCGCAACTTCGGGACCGCCATCTTCCTGCAGTTCATTCTTGGAATGGTCCTCTTCGGCTCAACCGTGCTGATTCCGCAATTCCTGCAAGTGCTCATGGGCTACACCGCCGAACGCGCAGGCATGGCGCTGTCACCCGCAGGCTTCCTCATGATGCTCATGATGCCCATCGCCGGCCGCATAGTCAGCAAAGGCAAAATGGACGCACGCCTGCTCGTCTCCATCGGGTACGCCATCACCGCGATCGGCCTCTACAACCTCACCCACCTCGACCTCGAAACCAACTTCAGCACCATCGTGCTCTGGCGTATGTTACAGGTCAGCGGACTTGCGTTCATCTTCATCCCCATCAGCACACTGAACTACGTGGGTGTCCCATTCAACAAGAACAACCAGATCTCCAGCTTCTCCAACTTCGCCCGCAATCTTGGCGGCAGCGTTGGCACGGCGATGCTGACAACCTTTCTGCAACGGACGCAGCAAGTTCACCAGTCCACGCTTGGAGCTAATGTTGTCGCGGGAAGCGAGCGCTACTCGCAGTTTATGGACACAACCAAGCAATCGCTTATGCGCCTCGGCCAGGGGTCTGATCAAGCATCAGCGACAGCCATGGGGCATGCTTACCAGATGCTGTTGCAGCAGTCCTCAATGTTGAGCTATATGAATGCCTTCTGGGTGTTGAGCGTCATCATCGCCTGCCTGATTCCCCTGCCGTTCATCATGCGCAAGCCCCCGGCTATGAAGAAACCGCAGGAGGCCATGGGCCACTAG
- a CDS encoding pyruvoyl-dependent arginine decarboxylase, whose protein sequence is MVPKRLFFTKGVGKHKERLTSFELALRDAGIAAQNLVRVSSIFPPQAKLIPRKEGLTYLSPGEVVFAVVAENSTREPHRLVASSIGVAIPTDRNMYGYLSEHHSFGETEEQAGEYAEELAAEMLATTLDVDFDPDKSWDEKKEIYRISNKIVRTANVTQSAIGDKRGLWTTVIAAAILIFE, encoded by the coding sequence ATGGTCCCAAAGCGGCTGTTTTTTACCAAAGGCGTAGGCAAGCACAAAGAACGGCTCACCTCTTTTGAATTGGCGCTCCGCGATGCCGGAATAGCCGCGCAGAATCTTGTTCGCGTGTCGTCCATCTTTCCTCCCCAGGCCAAACTGATCCCACGCAAAGAGGGCTTGACGTATCTCTCTCCCGGAGAAGTCGTCTTCGCCGTAGTCGCCGAAAACTCAACCCGTGAACCGCACCGCCTCGTCGCTTCGAGCATTGGCGTAGCCATCCCTACCGACCGCAACATGTACGGCTACCTGAGCGAGCACCATAGCTTCGGAGAAACCGAAGAGCAGGCCGGCGAGTACGCCGAAGAACTTGCCGCTGAAATGCTCGCCACAACGCTCGACGTTGACTTCGACCCTGACAAGAGCTGGGACGAAAAGAAGGAAATCTACCGCATCTCAAACAAGATCGTCCGCACGGCGAACGTCACCCAGTCTGCTATAGGCGACAAGCGCGGACTCTGGACCACGGTGATCGCAGCAGCCATCCTGATTTTTGAATAA
- a CDS encoding carbon-nitrogen hydrolase has product MPSNPNYRIGLVQMSCSPDPDANLDKAADRVREAAREGANVVCLPELFRAQYFCQREDIALFDLAEPIPGPSTERLSAIAREEKVVVVASLFERRAAGLYHNTAAILQQDGSLAGLYRKMHIPDDPLYYEKFYFTPGDLGFKAFDTAFGKVGTLVCWDQWYPEGARITALQGANVLFYPTAIGWHPAEKEEFGTAQYEAWQTIQRAHAIANGVYVGAVNRVGHEQGDIRGNRVEGPGLDFWGGSFIADPFGRVIAKASHDKEEILIGEIDIRSMEDVRRNWPFLRDRRIDAYAPIVNRFLDATTLEK; this is encoded by the coding sequence ATGCCGTCCAATCCTAATTATCGAATCGGTCTCGTGCAGATGTCCTGCAGCCCCGACCCCGACGCCAACCTCGACAAGGCCGCAGACCGCGTCCGCGAAGCCGCCCGCGAAGGCGCAAACGTCGTCTGCCTGCCCGAGCTTTTTCGCGCCCAGTACTTCTGCCAGCGAGAAGATATCGCCCTCTTCGACCTCGCCGAGCCTATCCCGGGCCCCAGTACGGAACGCCTCAGCGCGATCGCACGCGAGGAGAAAGTCGTTGTCGTCGCTTCCCTCTTCGAGCGGCGCGCCGCCGGTCTCTACCACAACACCGCCGCCATCCTTCAGCAGGACGGCAGCCTCGCCGGCCTCTACCGCAAGATGCACATCCCCGATGACCCGCTCTACTACGAGAAGTTCTACTTCACCCCCGGCGATCTCGGCTTCAAGGCCTTCGATACTGCCTTCGGAAAAGTAGGCACGCTCGTCTGCTGGGACCAGTGGTATCCCGAGGGCGCGCGCATCACCGCATTGCAGGGCGCGAACGTCCTCTTCTATCCCACAGCCATCGGCTGGCACCCGGCAGAGAAAGAAGAGTTCGGCACCGCGCAGTATGAAGCATGGCAAACCATCCAGCGTGCTCATGCCATCGCGAATGGCGTTTACGTCGGAGCCGTCAATCGCGTCGGCCACGAACAGGGCGACATCCGCGGCAACCGCGTCGAAGGCCCGGGCCTCGACTTCTGGGGCGGCTCCTTTATTGCTGACCCCTTCGGCCGCGTTATCGCGAAAGCATCGCACGATAAGGAAGAAATCTTGATCGGCGAAATAGACATCCGTTCGATGGAAGACGTGCGCCGCAACTGGCCGTTCCTGCGCGATCGCCGCATCGACGCCTATGCCCCGATCGTGAACCGCTTCCTCGACGCAACAACGCTGGAAAAATAA
- a CDS encoding agmatine deiminase family protein — MQDTPRDHNYRMPAEWHPHSATWIAWPHNATDWPGKFAAIPWVYADIVRHLSRVEDVHILVNDAAAAKRADGILKRAGARISHVYFHQWPTDRVWTRDSGPIFVRNENFTAITNWKFNAWAKYDNWQLDNEVPDHVAKELRLQQWQPMIVDHRVVLEGGSIDVNGAGTLITTEECLLSTVQQRNPGISREQLEKAFSDYLGIDQVLWMNGGIAGDDTHGHIDDITRFVNENTIVTVVEPNREDDNHLPLAENLDRLKSARNLKGEPFNIVELPMPSPVVFEGQRLPASYGNFYIANNLVLVPTFNDVNDRKALGIFADLFTTRDVIGIHCGDLIWGLGALHCMTQQQPA; from the coding sequence ATGCAAGACACCCCGAGAGACCACAACTACCGCATGCCCGCCGAGTGGCACCCGCACAGCGCCACCTGGATCGCCTGGCCCCACAACGCCACCGACTGGCCGGGAAAATTCGCTGCCATCCCCTGGGTCTACGCCGACATCGTCCGCCACCTCTCCCGCGTCGAGGACGTCCACATCCTCGTCAACGATGCTGCCGCCGCCAAACGCGCCGACGGAATCCTGAAGCGCGCAGGCGCAAGAATCTCTCACGTGTACTTCCATCAGTGGCCCACCGACCGCGTCTGGACCCGCGACTCCGGCCCCATCTTCGTCAGGAACGAAAACTTCACCGCCATCACCAACTGGAAATTCAACGCCTGGGCAAAGTACGACAACTGGCAGCTCGACAACGAAGTCCCTGACCACGTCGCCAAGGAACTCCGCCTGCAGCAATGGCAACCGATGATAGTAGACCACCGCGTTGTCCTCGAGGGAGGCTCCATCGACGTAAATGGGGCAGGCACCCTCATTACCACCGAAGAATGCCTTCTGAGCACAGTCCAGCAGCGCAACCCCGGCATCAGCCGTGAGCAGCTTGAAAAGGCATTTTCCGACTATCTCGGCATCGACCAGGTTCTCTGGATGAACGGCGGCATCGCCGGCGACGACACCCACGGCCACATCGACGACATTACCCGCTTCGTTAACGAGAACACCATCGTCACCGTAGTCGAGCCTAACCGCGAAGATGACAACCACCTGCCGCTCGCCGAAAATCTCGACCGCCTCAAGTCAGCCCGAAACCTGAAGGGCGAGCCATTCAACATCGTCGAGTTGCCCATGCCATCGCCTGTCGTTTTCGAAGGCCAGCGCCTGCCCGCCAGCTATGGGAATTTCTACATTGCCAACAACCTCGTCCTCGTGCCAACGTTCAACGATGTCAACGACCGGAAGGCGCTCGGCATCTTCGCAGACCTGTTCACCACGCGCGATGTCATCGGTATTCACTGCGGCGACCTCATCTGGGGATTGGGGGCGCTACATTGCATGACCCAGCAGCAACCAGCGTAA
- a CDS encoding helix-turn-helix transcriptional regulator codes for MVSLLTPREAALRLGISYPTIKQWLYHGKIKAVKTPGGHYRIPEAELDGLLHKAKQPDTPKRQMMRTLSGRNQLVGRIVEIKIDGLLAQVKLSIGGQIINSIITAEAVREMQLQTGETVAALIKSTEVMVLRV; via the coding sequence ATGGTATCTCTCCTCACCCCGCGTGAAGCCGCGTTGCGTCTCGGGATTTCGTATCCGACTATCAAGCAATGGCTATATCACGGAAAGATCAAGGCGGTGAAAACACCCGGCGGCCACTATCGCATTCCCGAAGCCGAGTTGGACGGTCTGCTCCACAAAGCGAAGCAGCCGGACACTCCGAAACGACAGATGATGCGCACCTTGAGTGGTCGCAATCAGCTCGTAGGGCGCATCGTAGAAATCAAAATCGATGGCCTCCTCGCTCAGGTAAAGCTCTCGATTGGCGGACAGATTATCAACTCCATCATTACTGCGGAGGCTGTACGCGAAATGCAGCTACAGACAGGTGAAACTGTTGCCGCATTGATCAAATCCACTGAGGTCATGGTGCTTCGTGTATAG
- the modA gene encoding molybdate ABC transporter substrate-binding protein: MALLLFAPLAMAQSLRLAAAADLQSVLPPILAQLERQTHIHVDASYQSSATLATQIQNGAPFDLFMAADMSFPQRIISEGLADADKAVPYARGTLVLWVRDDSPFRQLSVHTLSDPALKTLAIANAEHAPYGRAAEASLKSLCLYDQLKPKFVIAENIAQTAQYVDSGNAQAGLISLTSALTERLRANGHYIAMPRDSYPPILQGAVVLKNSSNRTQAHQLLEFLLSSPIQKELAVYGLEPANTPETGH, translated from the coding sequence GTGGCCTTGCTCCTGTTCGCACCTTTAGCCATGGCGCAGAGCCTGCGGCTGGCAGCAGCCGCCGATCTGCAATCCGTACTCCCGCCTATCCTTGCTCAACTTGAACGCCAGACACACATTCACGTTGACGCTTCCTACCAGTCTTCTGCAACCTTGGCGACCCAGATTCAGAACGGTGCTCCTTTTGATCTCTTTATGGCAGCCGATATGTCTTTTCCGCAGCGGATAATTTCTGAAGGGCTCGCGGATGCAGACAAGGCCGTCCCATATGCGCGAGGAACTCTCGTTCTCTGGGTGCGTGACGACTCTCCATTCAGGCAGCTCTCCGTGCATACGCTGAGCGATCCAGCGCTGAAGACGCTCGCCATCGCCAATGCCGAACACGCGCCATATGGACGCGCCGCTGAAGCCTCGCTCAAAAGCCTGTGTCTTTACGATCAACTCAAGCCGAAGTTCGTCATCGCGGAAAATATTGCGCAAACTGCGCAGTACGTCGACTCGGGCAATGCGCAGGCTGGATTGATTTCTCTCACATCCGCACTCACCGAACGGCTTCGGGCAAATGGGCACTACATTGCAATGCCTCGCGATTCCTATCCGCCGATCCTGCAAGGCGCAGTCGTGCTAAAGAATTCCTCCAACCGAACTCAGGCGCACCAACTTTTGGAATTCCTGCTCTCGTCTCCTATCCAGAAGGAACTTGCTGTGTATGGTCTTGAGCCCGCTAATACCCCTGAGACCGGACATTGA
- the modB gene encoding molybdate ABC transporter permease subunit, which translates to MDLQALWLTLKLASVTTLLLLCASIPLSYWLVFGKTRWKSIVEAVATLPLLLPPTVLGFYLLVLLGPRTLPGRFLIHLIGHPIAFSFSGLVIGSMIYSLPFAVQPITSGFSTIATEILDAAILLGANRLTILTSLVLPLAQRSIFTAAVLCFTHTIGEFGVVLMIGGDIPGATRTLSIAMYDQVQDFRYSQANHTALLLLAISLGALILVYGWRKQLRRV; encoded by the coding sequence ATGGATCTACAGGCTCTCTGGCTTACGCTCAAATTGGCCTCTGTTACGACCCTCCTCTTGTTATGCGCTTCAATTCCGCTTTCTTATTGGCTCGTATTCGGTAAGACGCGATGGAAGAGCATTGTCGAAGCGGTTGCGACGCTCCCCCTGCTGCTACCGCCCACGGTTCTTGGCTTTTACCTGCTCGTCTTACTCGGGCCGCGTACATTACCGGGCCGATTTCTGATTCACCTCATCGGCCATCCGATCGCGTTTTCCTTCAGCGGTCTGGTGATCGGATCGATGATCTACAGCCTGCCGTTCGCCGTGCAGCCGATTACCAGCGGTTTTTCAACCATCGCCACCGAGATCCTCGATGCGGCGATTCTTCTCGGGGCAAATCGTCTGACAATTCTGACGAGCCTGGTGCTGCCGCTGGCGCAACGCTCAATCTTCACCGCAGCTGTGCTCTGCTTCACGCACACGATTGGTGAGTTTGGCGTTGTCCTTATGATTGGGGGAGACATTCCTGGCGCGACGCGGACGCTCTCCATCGCCATGTACGACCAGGTACAGGACTTCCGCTACAGCCAGGCTAACCACACTGCCCTTCTTCTTCTCGCCATCTCTCTCGGAGCACTCATTCTGGTCTACGGATGGAGAAAGCAGCTGCGTCGTGTCTGA